A single window of Syntrophotalea acetylenica DNA harbors:
- a CDS encoding IclR family transcriptional regulator, with amino-acid sequence MAKKEKSEYMIQAVSHALDLLEQFHGDDVDELGVTELSKRLRLHKNNVFRLLATLESRGYIEQNKVTENYRLGLKSLELGQTFIKKMGLLHQAKPVLDSIVEACNETAYLAIFKEGHIVYLDVVETHLTVRVVSRVGSRLPAYATAAGKVHMAYMSEEELDNLLPTEELKAYTEYTITDRGKLKENLKEVTEKGYALDNEELDLGVRCVAAPIRDYTRRIIGSLSISGPSIRFTDERIQEELMPLVVKAADELSTRLGFHKS; translated from the coding sequence GCGGTATCGCATGCCCTCGACCTGCTTGAACAATTTCACGGCGACGATGTGGACGAATTGGGCGTTACGGAACTCAGCAAGCGCCTAAGATTACATAAAAACAATGTTTTTCGGCTTTTGGCGACGCTTGAATCCCGTGGATACATCGAGCAGAACAAGGTTACGGAGAACTATCGCCTGGGGCTTAAATCTCTTGAACTCGGCCAGACTTTCATCAAAAAGATGGGCCTGCTGCACCAGGCCAAGCCGGTACTCGACAGTATCGTGGAGGCGTGCAACGAAACCGCCTATCTGGCAATTTTCAAGGAAGGCCACATCGTCTACCTTGACGTGGTCGAAACACACCTTACGGTGCGCGTCGTCTCCCGCGTAGGCTCCCGCCTGCCGGCATATGCCACCGCCGCCGGCAAAGTGCACATGGCCTACATGTCGGAAGAAGAACTGGACAACCTGCTGCCCACGGAAGAACTAAAGGCCTATACCGAATACACCATCACCGACCGCGGCAAGCTCAAGGAAAACCTCAAGGAGGTCACGGAAAAAGGCTATGCTCTCGACAACGAGGAACTCGACCTCGGAGTCCGCTGCGTAGCCGCGCCTATTCGTGACTACACCCGCAGGATCATCGGTTCATTGAGCATTTCCGGACCGTCCATCCGGTTTACCGACGAACGTATCCAGGAAGAACTCATGCCTCTGGTGGTCAAGGCTGCTGACGAACTCTCCACCCGCCTGGGTTTTCATAAAAGCTGA
- a CDS encoding alpha/beta hydrolase — protein MTRGKKNAPGCPQPIAENQAFQLRPAQSGKPGVLLIHGFTASPWEMRPLAEHLCGSGYHVAAVRLPGHGTSPEDLCRRRCEEWIAAARETLDILGREVGQVHAMGLSTGALVCLALAAERELCSMVLLSPFLAMQHRLAPLTGLLRYFRSYQHRELPDHLSPYYYDRRPLNGIYQICRLIGKIKPLLPRITTPTLAINALGDRTVRAESGYALFQRLSSPCREYHMFGPGTGHGLAAPDQPSWQAMLDLILRFLAALDPPRPLKPGAP, from the coding sequence ATGACACGCGGGAAAAAAAATGCACCGGGTTGCCCCCAGCCCATCGCAGAAAACCAGGCATTTCAGCTGCGCCCGGCACAATCAGGCAAACCGGGCGTGCTGCTGATACACGGTTTTACCGCCTCCCCCTGGGAAATGCGCCCCCTGGCAGAGCATCTGTGCGGGTCCGGGTACCATGTCGCTGCCGTCCGCCTGCCGGGACATGGCACCAGCCCCGAAGACCTCTGCCGGCGCCGCTGTGAGGAATGGATCGCGGCAGCCCGCGAAACTCTCGACATCCTGGGCAGAGAAGTTGGTCAGGTCCACGCTATGGGTTTGAGCACCGGAGCCCTGGTTTGCCTGGCGCTGGCCGCCGAGAGGGAGCTATGCAGCATGGTCCTGCTGTCGCCTTTTCTGGCCATGCAGCACCGGCTTGCGCCTCTAACCGGCCTGCTGCGATATTTCCGCTCTTACCAGCACCGCGAGCTGCCCGATCATCTCTCTCCATATTATTACGACCGCCGCCCCCTGAACGGCATCTATCAGATCTGCCGACTGATCGGCAAAATCAAACCGCTCCTGCCCCGCATAACCACGCCGACCCTGGCGATCAACGCCCTTGGCGACCGCACGGTCCGCGCTGAAAGTGGCTACGCCCTGTTTCAGCGACTGTCCAGCCCTTGCCGGGAATACCACATGTTCGGCCCCGGGACCGGGCATGGCCTGGCCGCCCCCGACCAGCCATCCTGGCAAGCCATGCTGGACCTCATTCTGCGTTTTCTGGCCGCACTGGACCCTCCCCGGCCATTGAAACCAGGCGCGCCATAA
- the coaE gene encoding dephospho-CoA kinase (Dephospho-CoA kinase (CoaE) performs the final step in coenzyme A biosynthesis.), with protein sequence MMILGLTGGIGSGKSVVAKMFRELGADVVGADGLAREIVTPGAPVLVCLVERFGDAVLCADGSLNRSWLAQTIFSDSRARRDLDRITHPAIAELARQRFAELAEHGARIVIYDAPLLFEAGADKQVDAVAVVAVREDIQLQRLMARDHLDEAAARARIASQMPLPEKIRRADYVIDNNGTLAQTRRQVVLLMARLVSMAGEGPVRPENAE encoded by the coding sequence ATGATGATTCTGGGTTTGACTGGCGGCATTGGCAGTGGCAAGAGTGTTGTGGCAAAGATGTTTCGGGAGTTGGGGGCTGACGTGGTCGGTGCCGATGGCCTGGCTCGGGAGATTGTCACACCCGGTGCGCCTGTTCTGGTTTGTCTTGTTGAGCGTTTCGGCGACGCGGTGCTTTGCGCGGACGGATCCTTGAATCGGTCCTGGCTGGCGCAAACGATTTTTTCCGATTCCCGGGCGCGCCGTGACCTTGATCGCATAACCCATCCCGCCATCGCCGAACTGGCCCGTCAGCGGTTTGCCGAACTGGCGGAACACGGCGCTCGGATTGTCATCTATGATGCGCCGTTGTTGTTTGAAGCTGGCGCCGACAAACAGGTCGACGCCGTGGCGGTCGTCGCAGTCAGGGAAGATATTCAGTTGCAGCGCCTGATGGCCCGCGATCATCTGGACGAAGCCGCCGCGCGCGCGCGCATCGCCTCCCAGATGCCCCTGCCGGAAAAGATTCGCCGTGCTGACTATGTCATCGATAACAACGGCACCCTGGCACAAACCCGTCGCCAGGTGGTGCTACTTATGGCGCGCCTGGTTTCAATGGCCGGGGAGGGTCCAGTGCGGCCAGAAAACGCAGAATGA
- a CDS encoding HEAT repeat domain-containing protein produces MIKLIKAVRFYPPEHPTLKLVGDETLEAFRPLLQNGNLAVTVRKDGILHQGETIGRSHGGIRSLAHFLFARRIQQLLFLPELTVRDLMVFSRNVVRKTSDIQQQGGLQEALLAEQATGIWINEIDLSVIRDVKQRLQQREEALSAGSEETSESENKSDNPMLHQEGIATEACQETAFDKHLLDQLSLEQVLVQLPREASENRFRQLLGVLPDLVRRQLVNKDLTLVLQTYRTLAGLHGNRRINQSRRSEIIKCLDLLTRPDIIAFLIEALCNRTSAKNLRLQTMQTLIFLRYRTILPLIERLTEENDPLARKFLSTALVEIGTPAVPDLLRIMTDERWYVIRNIVAILGQIGSQHAVPYLKPLLWHKDLRIARESVRALARIGGAQALEALLQLIDSGQQDLYPQAIIALGIMRDPMAVSKLVGIMTCRDPFRKKTEMKIAAIKALGRIGCIDAAPDLERMAKRRFFWSDRRRAALRIQAIAALGQIRAPASRPVLETISQERDQRIAQCAARTLKLWPDR; encoded by the coding sequence TTGATCAAATTGATCAAGGCGGTACGTTTCTACCCACCCGAGCACCCGACCCTCAAACTGGTTGGAGACGAAACACTGGAAGCATTTCGGCCCTTGCTGCAAAACGGCAACCTTGCGGTAACGGTGCGAAAGGACGGGATTCTGCACCAGGGCGAAACAATCGGGCGCTCCCACGGGGGAATCCGCAGCCTGGCGCACTTTCTGTTTGCCAGGCGCATCCAACAACTGCTATTCCTGCCCGAACTGACGGTCAGGGACCTGATGGTGTTTTCCCGGAATGTGGTTCGCAAAACCTCTGACATTCAGCAGCAGGGCGGCCTGCAGGAAGCGCTGCTGGCGGAACAGGCCACAGGCATATGGATCAACGAGATCGACCTGTCCGTCATACGCGACGTCAAACAGCGGCTGCAACAGCGGGAAGAGGCCCTTTCGGCCGGCAGCGAAGAAACTTCCGAATCGGAGAACAAAAGCGACAACCCGATGCTGCATCAGGAAGGTATAGCAACTGAAGCATGCCAGGAAACTGCCTTCGACAAACACCTGCTCGACCAGTTATCTCTGGAACAGGTCCTCGTCCAGCTTCCCCGGGAAGCCTCGGAAAACCGTTTCCGGCAACTGCTCGGCGTGCTTCCGGACCTGGTGCGCCGGCAGCTTGTCAATAAGGATCTGACTCTGGTTCTGCAGACCTATCGAACACTTGCCGGACTACACGGCAACCGGCGAATCAACCAGTCCCGGCGAAGTGAAATCATCAAGTGTCTGGACCTGCTGACCCGACCCGACATCATCGCCTTTTTGATCGAAGCCCTGTGCAACCGTACCTCGGCAAAGAATCTGCGGTTGCAAACCATGCAAACGCTCATATTCTTGCGCTACAGAACCATCCTGCCACTGATCGAGCGACTGACAGAAGAAAATGATCCGCTGGCACGCAAATTCCTGTCGACAGCATTGGTGGAGATCGGCACTCCCGCCGTACCCGACCTGCTCAGGATCATGACGGACGAGCGCTGGTATGTGATCCGCAATATCGTCGCCATTCTGGGGCAGATCGGAAGTCAGCACGCCGTGCCCTATTTAAAGCCCCTGCTGTGGCACAAGGATCTGCGCATTGCTCGGGAATCGGTCCGGGCTCTTGCGCGAATCGGAGGCGCGCAGGCGCTCGAAGCCCTGCTGCAACTGATTGACAGCGGGCAGCAAGACCTTTATCCTCAAGCCATCATTGCCCTGGGCATCATGCGCGATCCGATGGCCGTATCAAAGCTGGTCGGGATCATGACATGCCGCGATCCATTTCGGAAAAAAACCGAAATGAAAATTGCAGCCATAAAAGCGCTGGGCCGCATCGGTTGCATCGATGCGGCCCCCGACCTGGAACGCATGGCGAAGCGCCGGTTTTTCTGGAGCGACAGACGGCGCGCCGCGCTGCGTATTCAGGCCATCGCTGCACTCGGCCAGATCCGCGCTCCTGCTTCACGTCCGGTATTGGAAACCATCAGCCAGGAGCGCGATCAGCGTATCGCCCAATGCGCGGCAAGAACACTGAAACTGTGGCCGGACCGATAA
- a CDS encoding HD-GYP domain-containing protein translates to MHLDPLKQLANNLSGALKGLRLYPVEHPIIQKQLRETARAAGTLLQEHEHLRIGVLQDTLFINDHLFADPHPAAESLCRLFQEKQLAGLEFLKGIPELEFRHFLQFMNSPALGQEDFQALFDKHQVRHIRFLPDEAEEDDDRQSARKIFGRALKVVNTIFKDVRMGRIPSSAEAHKVVKDMARMTLADPHALLALSLLKNYDNYTFTHSVNVSVLALAIGRAAGLQEEQLRILGIGSLLHDIGKLKIDISIINKPGRLSESEFAEIRKHPRIGADIIQQMGDVIEAAIAIVLGHHLHFDRKGYPGDVTISGSYDLIDMTTIADSYDAITTLRPYQRPTTPREAIRHLMKESGTMLHPDYLKKFVASLGTYPVGTLVRLDSNEIGVVGRVGTDNPDCVQVKILFDGAGAQLNQPRLINLAADEKKRIVSEVDPFLKGVDVVDYL, encoded by the coding sequence ATGCATCTTGATCCCCTGAAACAACTCGCCAACAATCTGTCCGGCGCACTCAAAGGGCTGCGCCTTTACCCTGTCGAACATCCGATCATCCAGAAACAGCTGCGCGAAACAGCGCGCGCAGCGGGCACCCTTTTACAGGAACATGAACATCTGCGCATCGGCGTTCTGCAGGACACCCTGTTTATCAACGACCACCTGTTTGCCGATCCGCATCCTGCCGCGGAGAGCTTGTGCCGCCTGTTTCAGGAAAAGCAGCTTGCCGGGCTGGAGTTTCTGAAGGGCATTCCAGAACTTGAGTTCCGGCATTTTCTGCAGTTCATGAACAGCCCGGCTCTGGGCCAGGAAGATTTTCAGGCACTGTTCGACAAACACCAGGTGCGCCATATCCGGTTTCTCCCGGATGAAGCCGAGGAGGACGATGACCGCCAATCCGCGCGCAAAATCTTCGGCCGGGCGCTGAAGGTGGTCAACACTATTTTCAAGGATGTGCGCATGGGCCGCATTCCGTCCTCGGCTGAAGCTCACAAAGTCGTCAAAGACATGGCCCGCATGACCCTGGCCGACCCCCATGCACTGCTGGCTTTGAGTCTTCTGAAAAATTACGATAATTATACCTTCACCCACTCTGTGAACGTGTCCGTCCTTGCTCTGGCCATCGGCAGGGCAGCCGGTTTACAGGAAGAACAACTGCGCATTCTTGGCATCGGCAGCCTGCTGCACGATATCGGCAAACTTAAAATCGATATATCGATCATCAATAAACCGGGCAGGCTTTCTGAAAGCGAATTTGCCGAAATCCGCAAACATCCACGCATCGGAGCCGATATAATTCAGCAAATGGGGGATGTGATCGAAGCGGCAATCGCCATTGTCCTTGGGCACCACCTGCACTTCGACCGCAAAGGCTATCCCGGCGATGTCACAATCAGCGGATCCTACGACCTGATCGACATGACCACCATCGCCGACAGCTATGACGCCATCACCACCCTGCGCCCCTATCAGCGTCCCACCACCCCGCGCGAAGCCATCAGGCATCTGATGAAAGAATCCGGAACCATGCTGCATCCGGACTATCTGAAAAAGTTCGTCGCCTCCCTCGGCACGTACCCGGTCGGAACCCTGGTGCGCCTCGACAGCAACGAAATCGGAGTCGTTGGCCGCGTCGGCACCGACAACCCCGATTGCGTCCAGGTGAAAATTCTGTTCGACGGCGCAGGTGCGCAGCTGAATCAACCGAGGTTGATCAACCTTGCCGCGGACGAAAAAAAACGGATCGTTTCCGAAGTCGATCCGTTCCTCAAGGGCGTCGATGTCGTCGACTACCTGTAG
- a CDS encoding HEAT repeat domain-containing protein, whose protein sequence is MVMLERRRQVLQEALRDKDEEVRVAAAEALERLEAVQSLDDILQVLRAGNRGQQVRAIFALEKIHSPKVFPPLLAALRVADADLRCAAIQVLGEKRHIKVLEFLVRHLKDPHPAVRVHAATALGNFCDRRLVPCLSTALADEDEELVVAALESLARIGFAEAEGAVLRLADDSRTRVRCTAMKVLGCLGGGGAGYG, encoded by the coding sequence ATGGTGATGCTGGAACGCCGGCGACAGGTTTTGCAGGAAGCGTTGCGCGACAAGGATGAGGAGGTCCGGGTGGCGGCGGCCGAGGCATTGGAGCGCCTGGAAGCGGTGCAGAGCCTGGATGATATCCTTCAGGTTCTCAGGGCCGGGAATCGTGGCCAGCAGGTGCGGGCTATTTTCGCGCTTGAAAAAATCCACAGTCCGAAGGTTTTTCCGCCTTTGCTGGCGGCGCTCAGGGTCGCCGATGCCGACCTGCGCTGCGCAGCTATTCAGGTGCTTGGTGAAAAAAGGCATATCAAGGTGCTGGAATTTCTTGTGCGTCATCTCAAGGATCCACACCCGGCGGTGAGGGTGCATGCCGCAACCGCTCTGGGAAATTTCTGTGATCGCCGCCTTGTGCCCTGTCTGTCGACCGCGCTCGCGGATGAAGACGAGGAGCTGGTTGTTGCGGCGCTGGAGTCGCTGGCACGAATCGGTTTTGCCGAAGCCGAAGGCGCCGTGCTGCGCCTGGCGGACGACAGCAGAACCCGGGTAAGATGTACTGCCATGAAGGTTCTGGGCTGTTTGGGGGGGGGCGGCGCCGGTTACGGCTGA
- a CDS encoding sulfide/dihydroorotate dehydrogenase-like FAD/NAD-binding protein: MFEVLQNDILAPNVHRMVIRAPRIAKARQPGQFVIVHPEAGGERIPLTIGDADPQAGTITLFIQAVGASTLKIVNTPVGSSLRDIAGPLGKATEIEQWGRVVCVGGGLGTAVLYPLAKALAEAGNEVTTIIGGRSKPFIILADELGAFSNEVLVATEDGSLGRQGFVTHVLQELIDAPDRRPAAVFAIGPVPMMRAVAELTRPYGIKTIVSLNPIMIDGTGMCGGCRVKVGDETKFACVDGPEFDGHLVDFGLLMDRLSMYRDTEAKILAELPEELREKIIKVKR, encoded by the coding sequence ATGTTCGAAGTTCTGCAAAACGACATATTGGCGCCCAACGTGCACCGCATGGTCATTCGCGCCCCGCGCATCGCCAAAGCCCGGCAACCGGGCCAGTTTGTCATTGTCCACCCTGAAGCGGGTGGTGAGCGCATCCCCCTGACCATTGGCGATGCCGATCCGCAGGCTGGCACCATCACCCTGTTTATTCAGGCGGTCGGAGCTTCGACCCTGAAGATCGTCAACACCCCCGTTGGGAGCTCCCTGCGCGACATCGCGGGCCCCTTGGGCAAAGCGACCGAAATAGAACAATGGGGACGGGTTGTCTGTGTCGGCGGTGGCCTTGGCACCGCGGTTCTGTATCCTCTGGCCAAAGCCCTTGCGGAAGCCGGCAACGAAGTTACCACCATTATCGGGGGGCGCTCCAAGCCATTCATCATTCTGGCCGATGAACTCGGTGCGTTTTCCAATGAAGTGCTCGTCGCTACCGAAGACGGCAGTCTCGGCCGGCAGGGCTTTGTCACTCACGTCCTGCAGGAACTGATCGATGCCCCGGACAGGCGTCCGGCCGCGGTGTTCGCCATCGGCCCGGTGCCGATGATGCGCGCCGTCGCCGAACTCACCCGCCCGTATGGCATCAAAACCATCGTCAGCCTCAACCCCATCATGATCGATGGCACCGGCATGTGCGGCGGATGCCGGGTAAAGGTCGGTGACGAAACCAAATTCGCCTGCGTCGACGGCCCGGAATTCGACGGCCATCTGGTCGACTTCGGACTGCTGATGGACCGACTGTCCATGTATCGGGACACCGAAGCCAAGATTCTGGCGGAACTGCCCGAGGAACTGCGTGAAAAAATCATCAAGGTGAAACGATAA
- the gltA gene encoding NADPH-dependent glutamate synthase, translated as MTNELKPKERMAIDRVKMPEQSPRRRIGNFEEVNQGLTEEQAIQEAKRCLLCKSRPCVAGCPVRVRIPDFIAALAEGDLPEAARILLADNTLPAVCGRVCPQETQCEQVCVRGAKGAPVAIGYLERFVADWALAHPDKLHKEILPAPTGKKVAIVGSGPAGLTMAGELARKGHAVTLFEALHDTGGVLRYGIPEFRLPKRIVDIEVKRLQDIGVQIECNVVVGKTVTLDELRQEFDAVFIGNGAGLPVMLNIDGENLKGVYSANEYLTRVNLMAAWRDDVPTPIIRGKRVAVIGGGNTAMDAVRTSRRLGAERSIIVYRRTEVEMPARVEEIHHAKEEGIEFLLLAAPLEILGDEKGWVKGLLCQRMQLGEPDASGRRRPVPIEGDTFVLDVDVVVNAVGTRANPLLTATAPDLKLNKWGNIETDERGATSLPGVFAGGDIVRGGATVILAMGDGKMAAQAIDEYLKQQN; from the coding sequence ATGACAAATGAGTTGAAACCCAAAGAACGCATGGCCATTGATCGGGTAAAAATGCCCGAACAATCCCCCCGGCGCCGCATCGGTAATTTTGAGGAAGTCAACCAGGGTCTCACCGAAGAGCAGGCCATTCAGGAAGCGAAACGCTGCCTGCTGTGTAAGTCCCGCCCTTGTGTGGCCGGCTGCCCGGTGCGCGTGCGCATCCCTGATTTCATTGCCGCCCTGGCCGAGGGCGACCTGCCCGAAGCGGCGCGCATCCTGTTGGCGGACAACACCCTGCCGGCCGTCTGCGGACGGGTCTGTCCACAGGAAACCCAGTGCGAACAGGTCTGCGTACGCGGAGCCAAGGGGGCGCCGGTGGCCATCGGCTACCTGGAAAGGTTTGTTGCCGATTGGGCGCTTGCCCATCCTGACAAGCTGCACAAGGAAATCCTGCCGGCACCCACGGGCAAAAAAGTCGCCATCGTCGGTTCTGGACCGGCCGGGCTCACCATGGCCGGCGAACTGGCGCGCAAAGGGCACGCCGTGACCTTGTTCGAGGCGCTGCACGATACCGGCGGAGTGCTGCGTTACGGCATTCCCGAGTTCCGCCTGCCCAAGCGCATCGTCGATATCGAGGTGAAACGCCTTCAAGACATTGGTGTGCAGATCGAGTGCAATGTAGTGGTCGGTAAAACCGTCACCCTCGATGAACTGCGTCAGGAATTCGATGCCGTGTTCATCGGCAACGGCGCCGGCCTGCCGGTAATGCTCAACATTGACGGCGAAAACCTCAAAGGGGTCTACTCCGCCAACGAATACCTGACTCGGGTAAACCTGATGGCGGCCTGGCGCGACGACGTCCCCACCCCGATCATTCGTGGCAAGCGGGTGGCGGTCATCGGCGGAGGCAATACCGCCATGGATGCGGTGCGCACATCCCGGCGCCTCGGCGCGGAGCGCTCGATCATCGTCTACCGGCGCACCGAGGTCGAAATGCCGGCCCGCGTCGAGGAAATCCACCATGCCAAGGAAGAAGGCATCGAATTCCTTCTGCTGGCGGCACCGCTTGAAATTCTCGGCGATGAAAAAGGCTGGGTCAAGGGACTGCTTTGCCAGCGCATGCAGCTGGGCGAACCCGACGCTTCCGGCCGGCGCCGCCCGGTGCCCATTGAAGGCGACACCTTCGTTCTGGATGTCGACGTGGTGGTCAACGCCGTCGGCACCCGTGCCAACCCACTGCTGACAGCGACGGCACCCGATCTCAAACTGAACAAGTGGGGCAATATCGAAACCGACGAGCGGGGCGCCACCAGCCTGCCCGGCGTGTTTGCCGGCGGCGACATCGTGCGAGGCGGCGCCACCGTCATTCTGGCCATGGGCGACGGCAAAATGGCAGCCCAGGCCATCGACGAGTATCTGAAACAACAGAATTGA
- a CDS encoding sigma-54 interaction domain-containing protein, with protein MSEHTCDLQEHLSTILDSVADGVFTVDSEMRITWFNHAAERITGFSREEALGQRCCEIFRSSICFSECPVRKAMATGSNVENREIDILDRHNREIPISVSASVLRNTRGEPVGGVETFRDLSRIHALQKEVSEKHRFQDMVSRNPVMRKLFDVLPDIAASQATVLLQGDSGTGKELFARALHNLSPRRHHPLVILNCGALPEQLLEAEIFGVRKGAYTGATEDRPGRLQQAEGGTLFLDEIGDLPLPLQVKLLRVLENREYQPLGARRPRKANVRFLAATHQDLESMVRQKLFRQDLYFRLNVVPLRIPALRERSEDIPLLLDMALDRFNALYDKKLRGFSPEALSVLMDHDYPGNIRELLNIVERAAILCRGEWIEPEHLPTGLRTPPLTRKNDENRSPATPSRSQLHALLAQCNGNRAAAAQKLGVNRTTLWRWLKRLETGD; from the coding sequence ATGAGTGAACATACCTGCGATTTACAAGAGCACCTGTCCACAATTCTTGACAGCGTTGCCGACGGCGTTTTTACCGTCGATAGCGAAATGCGCATAACCTGGTTCAACCACGCTGCGGAACGCATTACCGGATTCAGCCGCGAAGAAGCCCTGGGGCAGCGCTGCTGTGAAATTTTCCGCAGCTCCATCTGTTTTTCCGAATGTCCTGTGCGCAAGGCCATGGCCACGGGCTCCAACGTGGAAAACCGGGAAATCGACATCCTCGATCGACACAATCGTGAAATCCCCATCTCCGTGTCGGCCTCGGTGCTGCGCAATACCCGGGGAGAGCCGGTTGGCGGCGTTGAAACCTTTCGCGACCTGAGCCGCATCCATGCTCTGCAGAAAGAGGTTTCGGAAAAGCATCGTTTCCAGGACATGGTCAGCCGCAACCCCGTCATGCGCAAGCTGTTCGATGTTCTGCCCGACATTGCGGCCAGCCAGGCCACTGTTTTGCTTCAGGGAGACAGCGGCACCGGCAAGGAACTGTTTGCCCGGGCTCTCCACAACCTCAGTCCCCGCCGTCACCACCCCTTGGTGATTCTCAACTGTGGCGCCCTGCCGGAGCAATTGCTCGAGGCTGAAATCTTCGGAGTCCGCAAGGGAGCCTACACCGGCGCCACCGAAGACAGGCCCGGGCGTCTGCAGCAAGCCGAAGGGGGCACCCTGTTTCTTGATGAGATCGGCGACCTGCCCCTGCCCCTGCAGGTAAAATTGTTACGCGTTCTTGAAAATCGGGAGTATCAGCCACTGGGCGCACGGCGCCCGCGCAAAGCCAATGTGCGGTTTCTGGCCGCCACGCACCAGGACCTGGAATCCATGGTGAGGCAGAAACTTTTCCGGCAGGATCTATACTTCCGCCTCAATGTGGTCCCGCTACGCATCCCTGCCCTGCGGGAGCGCAGCGAGGACATCCCGCTGCTCCTCGACATGGCCCTGGACCGGTTCAATGCCCTTTACGACAAAAAACTGCGCGGATTTAGCCCGGAAGCCCTGTCTGTGCTGATGGACCACGACTACCCCGGCAACATAAGGGAACTTCTCAACATCGTCGAACGTGCAGCCATACTGTGCCGTGGAGAATGGATCGAGCCTGAGCACCTGCCCACAGGGCTGCGCACCCCGCCTTTGACCCGCAAAAACGACGAGAACAGATCACCCGCAACCCCCTCCCGCTCCCAACTGCACGCATTGCTGGCGCAATGCAACGGCAATCGCGCCGCCGCCGCTCAAAAACTTGGAGTTAACCGCACCACGCTATGGCGCTGGCTCAAACGACTGGAAACAGGCGATTGA
- a CDS encoding NifB/NifX family molybdenum-iron cluster-binding protein — protein MHSPQTSTCRIALPCYENRVMPRFGMARTFIFADINRSKKQITAITEKNWESSQPMDLPAWLQQQRVEGVLCGGIHPRYQIALEAKGMWVAWGFRGEIEAVLNQWLDAEKHPDKLADGFGFVSCCRIQHAAASNKISNTPCPRRKKP, from the coding sequence ATGCACTCCCCACAAACATCAACGTGCCGCATCGCCTTGCCCTGTTATGAAAACAGGGTCATGCCCCGTTTCGGCATGGCTCGAACCTTCATCTTTGCGGATATCAATCGCAGCAAAAAACAGATCACGGCCATTACCGAGAAGAACTGGGAGTCAAGCCAACCGATGGACCTGCCGGCATGGCTGCAACAGCAGCGCGTCGAAGGGGTATTGTGCGGCGGCATTCACCCCCGTTATCAAATCGCTCTCGAAGCCAAAGGCATGTGGGTGGCGTGGGGATTCCGCGGAGAAATAGAAGCGGTCCTGAACCAGTGGCTCGATGCCGAAAAGCACCCTGATAAGCTGGCCGATGGCTTTGGTTTCGTGAGTTGTTGCCGGATACAGCATGCAGCGGCATCAAACAAAATATCAAACACCCCCTGCCCAAGGAGAAAAAAACCATGA
- a CDS encoding NifB/NifX family molybdenum-iron cluster-binding protein, protein MKIAITAQGQTPQSTVDPRFGRAAWLLIHDDCDNSWESIDNIAGRDTAHGAGIQAAQKVADHGVEALITGAIGPKAFTSLTAGRIRIYHGATGTAQEALAAFKAGKLKEASEQDATGGV, encoded by the coding sequence ATGAAGATTGCCATCACCGCCCAAGGCCAAACTCCCCAAAGCACCGTGGATCCGCGCTTCGGTCGCGCCGCCTGGTTGTTGATCCACGATGATTGCGACAACAGCTGGGAAAGCATCGACAATATCGCCGGGCGTGACACCGCCCATGGAGCCGGCATTCAAGCCGCGCAAAAGGTTGCGGACCATGGCGTGGAAGCGCTGATTACAGGAGCCATCGGACCCAAGGCCTTTACCTCCCTGACGGCCGGCCGCATACGTATCTATCATGGTGCGACCGGCACCGCGCAAGAGGCCCTTGCCGCCTTCAAGGCCGGCAAACTCAAAGAGGCCTCTGAACAGGATGCAACGGGCGGGGTTTGA